The Saccharothrix variisporea genome has a segment encoding these proteins:
- a CDS encoding tetratricopeptide repeat protein, whose protein sequence is MVEQRHVPARIGVRDVVRLEEETDRLRGMDYRLGGGASRDSAIVTAAWSDQLLRAKSTAAVRTRLLVALADLHNLAGWTCFDTGLDQAAARHWDRALVLAAEAGHDELVANIHYRAGRMRLHNARRREALEIFELGVLAAKRARSTHAVAMLRANEAWAHAGLGDQGLALIRLRQAHEEFDRSAPGDAPAWARFFDETDLSAMTGVVHTELARTVDPSHTATAIPALTAAVEGYPSGMARSRTFSLIALTTNHLLDGDFDQADAVGRRAVAQACELSSIRVADRLQPLRHLADRYRGDPHARMLTARIAAFTPNI, encoded by the coding sequence ATGGTGGAGCAACGACATGTCCCCGCGCGCATCGGCGTGCGTGACGTGGTCAGGTTGGAGGAGGAGACGGACCGGTTGCGCGGTATGGACTACCGCCTGGGCGGGGGAGCTTCACGGGACTCGGCGATCGTCACCGCGGCGTGGAGCGACCAGTTGCTGCGCGCCAAGTCGACCGCCGCCGTGCGCACCCGCCTGCTGGTCGCGTTGGCCGATCTGCACAACCTCGCGGGCTGGACCTGCTTCGACACCGGTCTGGACCAGGCGGCAGCCCGGCACTGGGACCGGGCGCTGGTGCTGGCCGCCGAGGCGGGCCACGACGAGCTGGTCGCCAACATCCACTACCGCGCCGGCCGGATGCGCCTGCACAACGCGCGCCGCCGGGAGGCACTGGAGATCTTCGAACTGGGCGTCCTGGCCGCCAAGCGGGCGCGGTCGACGCACGCGGTCGCGATGCTGCGCGCGAACGAGGCCTGGGCGCACGCGGGGCTGGGCGACCAGGGCCTGGCGCTGATCAGGCTGCGCCAGGCCCACGAGGAGTTCGACCGCTCGGCACCCGGCGACGCCCCCGCCTGGGCGCGGTTCTTCGACGAAACGGACCTGTCCGCGATGACCGGCGTGGTCCACACCGAACTGGCCCGCACGGTCGACCCCTCGCACACCGCGACCGCCATCCCGGCGCTGACCGCGGCGGTCGAGGGCTACCCGTCGGGGATGGCGCGCAGCCGGACGTTCAGCCTGATCGCCCTGACCACGAACCACCTGCTGGACGGCGATTTCGACCAGGCCGACGCCGTGGGCCGGCGGGCGGTCGCGCAGGCGTGCGAGCTGAGCTCGATCCGGGTGGCGGACCGGCTGCAACCCCTGCGCCACCTGGCCGACCGGTACCGGGGCGACCCGCACGCCCGGATGCTGACCGCTCGGATCGCGGCCTTCACGCCGAACATCTGA
- a CDS encoding GNAT family N-acetyltransferase, whose product MYGQALATALRLHDGREVWMTPLRPDDREELADAIRHADLDTLFQRFCGAPPPVTPALLAHLTELDHVRRHALVARDRDGRGVGIGRYEATGTPHVAEVAVAVATGWRRVGLGTLLVRRLSDTALRNGFHWFSVTHLPGNRAVARMLCAAGAVRVAPGGEARVRCRPWAEAVPPVEFPAGQAWAGRARAGYETPAR is encoded by the coding sequence ATGTACGGACAGGCATTGGCGACCGCCCTGCGCCTGCACGACGGACGGGAGGTCTGGATGACACCGCTGCGCCCCGACGACCGGGAGGAACTGGCCGACGCGATCCGCCACGCCGACCTGGACACGCTGTTCCAGCGGTTCTGCGGCGCACCGCCGCCGGTCACGCCCGCGCTGCTGGCGCACCTGACGGAACTCGACCACGTGCGGCGGCACGCCCTGGTGGCGCGGGACCGCGACGGGCGCGGCGTCGGCATCGGTCGCTACGAAGCCACCGGCACCCCGCACGTGGCGGAGGTCGCGGTCGCCGTGGCCACCGGGTGGCGGCGCGTGGGGCTGGGCACCCTGCTGGTCCGGCGGCTCTCGGACACCGCCCTGCGCAACGGTTTCCACTGGTTCAGCGTGACCCACCTGCCCGGGAACCGCGCGGTGGCGCGGATGTTGTGCGCGGCGGGCGCGGTGCGGGTGGCCCCGGGCGGGGAGGCACGAGTGCGCTGTCGGCCGTGGGCGGAGGCAGTGCCGCCGGTGGAATTCCCGGCGGGGCAGGCGTGGGCGGGGCGAGCACGGGCGGGGTATGAGACGCCGGCGCGCTGA
- a CDS encoding nuclear transport factor 2 family protein produces the protein MERLVARWAAKDTAGLSRLFADDVRWWTASVPGAPWPAEVHNPREVESFFLGFRAVLELTGITTRDLVVDDADAVLTGRLHARVRATGSPLSSDFALILGVHRGRITDFRLHADTLAIARALAQDVPPVSP, from the coding sequence GTGGAGAGACTCGTCGCCCGGTGGGCCGCGAAGGACACCGCCGGGCTGAGCAGGTTGTTCGCCGACGACGTCCGCTGGTGGACCGCGTCGGTGCCGGGTGCCCCGTGGCCCGCCGAGGTGCACAACCCGCGCGAGGTGGAATCGTTCTTCCTCGGGTTCCGCGCGGTGCTGGAGCTGACCGGCATCACCACCCGCGACCTGGTCGTCGACGACGCCGACGCCGTCCTCACCGGCCGGCTGCACGCCCGCGTCCGCGCCACCGGGTCGCCGCTGTCCTCCGACTTCGCGCTGATCCTGGGCGTGCACCGCGGGCGCATCACCGACTTCCGGCTGCACGCCGACACACTGGCAATCGCACGTGCACTCGCACAGGATGTTCCGCCGGTATCACCGTGA
- a CDS encoding helix-turn-helix transcriptional regulator, producing the protein MPVSGPISEILAHLRRGRGLTQDDLAARLHAASGNTSVTREEVSRWERGKRIPGPYWRGWLGQVLDTPQQELERAAAIERAARRRH; encoded by the coding sequence GTGCCGGTGTCGGGTCCCATCAGCGAAATCCTCGCCCACCTGCGTCGCGGCCGGGGGCTGACCCAGGACGACCTGGCCGCACGACTGCACGCCGCATCCGGGAACACCAGCGTCACCAGGGAAGAGGTGTCCCGGTGGGAACGCGGCAAACGCATCCCGGGACCCTACTGGCGGGGCTGGCTGGGACAGGTGCTGGACACTCCGCAGCAGGAATTGGAACGTGCCGCCGCAATCGAACGGGCCGCGCGGCGCAGGCATTGA
- a CDS encoding TetR/AcrR family transcriptional regulator yields the protein MPTTRDELLAAAAEVFDRDGYARATIDEVCDRAGVTKGALYGHFSSKKALALAVLERQAREWARIRERLQRVHRSPLQVLVDFGYAVNRDRAVVQRLLFQAPLCDDAAQHHVARWTATVLDLLRHAENRGELRAGVDLAGCADGVVSALVGVHLMAMAVDVPDDAVAEVWRTWLPGVAKPPVYAALRIAPR from the coding sequence GTGCCGACCACCAGGGACGAACTGCTGGCCGCCGCGGCGGAGGTGTTCGACCGCGACGGCTACGCGCGGGCGACCATCGACGAGGTGTGCGACCGCGCGGGTGTGACGAAAGGGGCCCTGTACGGGCACTTCAGCTCCAAGAAGGCGCTGGCGCTGGCCGTGCTGGAGCGGCAGGCGCGGGAGTGGGCGCGGATCCGCGAACGCCTCCAGCGCGTCCACCGCAGCCCGTTGCAGGTCCTGGTGGACTTCGGGTACGCGGTGAACCGGGACCGCGCCGTCGTGCAGCGGCTGCTGTTCCAGGCGCCGCTGTGCGACGACGCGGCGCAGCACCACGTCGCCCGGTGGACGGCGACGGTGCTGGACCTGTTGCGGCACGCCGAGAACCGCGGTGAGCTGCGGGCCGGGGTCGACCTGGCGGGGTGCGCCGACGGCGTGGTCTCCGCGCTGGTGGGGGTGCACCTGATGGCGATGGCGGTGGACGTGCCGGACGACGCGGTCGCCGAGGTGTGGCGGACGTGGTTGCCGGGCGTGGCGAAGCCCCCGGTGTACGCGGCACTGCGGATCGCGCCGAGGTGA
- a CDS encoding TetR/AcrR family transcriptional regulator, with amino-acid sequence MAQGARTRAALVAAGIDLFDRDGYEGTSLDAVCRSVSVTKGALYRHFPSKQALAVAVVEEYFRRWHLVRADCETGVGPLQALVDLTHRMAELTATDPTVRVGVRLLFTTELFDLLAGLHFTSLTTTARELLREAAAAGELNPNLDPRREAEAIVSAVVGIQVLTVITGKPTTRLSAAWHHRLAHLVPPARRSLYRVG; translated from the coding sequence GTGGCCCAGGGTGCTCGCACGCGTGCCGCGCTGGTGGCCGCGGGCATCGACCTGTTCGACCGGGACGGGTACGAGGGCACGTCGCTGGACGCCGTGTGCCGCAGCGTGTCGGTGACGAAAGGCGCGCTGTACCGGCACTTCCCGTCCAAGCAGGCCTTGGCCGTGGCGGTGGTCGAGGAGTACTTCCGGCGGTGGCACCTGGTGCGCGCCGACTGTGAAACGGGGGTCGGGCCGTTGCAGGCGTTGGTGGACCTGACGCACCGCATGGCCGAGCTGACCGCGACCGACCCGACGGTCCGGGTGGGCGTGCGCCTGCTGTTCACCACCGAGCTGTTCGACCTCTTGGCGGGCCTGCACTTCACCAGCCTCACCACGACCGCCCGCGAGCTGCTCCGCGAGGCCGCGGCGGCGGGCGAGCTGAACCCGAACCTCGACCCGCGGCGGGAGGCGGAGGCGATCGTGTCGGCGGTGGTGGGGATCCAGGTGCTGACCGTGATCACCGGAAAGCCCACCACCCGCCTGTCCGCGGCGTGGCACCACCGCCTGGCCCACCTCGTCCCACCGGCCAGGCGGTCTCTCTACCGCGTCGGCTAG
- a CDS encoding Scr1 family TA system antitoxin-like transcriptional regulator: MSFTRTVVKGYAKGQTIRALAAATGRSYGAVRSTLVAEGVRLRGRGNRRAGKRVLPVRDARVRRQELSLELLRARLASGLTGAAAGRRAGISQSKVSKVETGRLVPKLVDVQRLADVYRVPPEVRRRLLALAEEVVGEAAHRRAVVHRRVSGRQVVVARTEAAADTVRVLGLTSLPPQLLRTPSRDRRLFVVLSESALRSDPDNWPWLREVSRSPFVELGVIPWLTRVDVPDAGFRVYDESMVVFGLLAGDVVITDPDDVRHHVETFDRLRRSALTGARLRIHLDHLQGEHDR; encoded by the coding sequence ATGAGCTTCACCCGGACCGTCGTCAAGGGCTACGCCAAGGGGCAGACGATCCGCGCGCTGGCCGCCGCGACAGGCCGGTCCTACGGCGCCGTCCGCAGCACACTCGTCGCCGAAGGCGTGCGGTTGCGGGGGCGGGGGAACCGGCGGGCCGGCAAGCGGGTGCTCCCGGTTCGGGACGCTCGGGTGCGGCGGCAGGAGTTGTCGCTGGAGCTGTTGCGGGCCCGTCTGGCTTCGGGGCTGACGGGGGCCGCGGCGGGGCGGCGGGCCGGCATCAGCCAGTCCAAGGTGTCCAAAGTGGAGACCGGGCGGCTGGTGCCCAAGCTCGTCGACGTGCAGCGGCTCGCCGACGTCTACCGGGTGCCGCCCGAAGTGCGGCGGCGGTTGCTCGCGTTGGCGGAGGAGGTGGTGGGGGAGGCGGCGCACCGGCGGGCCGTGGTGCACCGCAGGGTTTCCGGGCGGCAGGTCGTCGTGGCGCGGACCGAGGCGGCGGCGGACACCGTGCGGGTGCTGGGGTTGACCAGCCTGCCGCCTCAGCTGCTGCGCACCCCGAGTCGTGACCGGCGGTTGTTCGTCGTGCTGTCGGAGAGCGCGCTGCGGTCCGATCCGGACAACTGGCCGTGGCTGCGCGAGGTCAGCCGGTCGCCGTTCGTGGAGCTGGGTGTGATCCCGTGGCTGACGCGGGTGGACGTGCCGGACGCCGGGTTCCGGGTCTACGACGAGTCGATGGTGGTCTTCGGGCTGCTGGCGGGCGACGTGGTGATCACCGACCCGGACGACGTCCGGCACCACGTCGAGACGTTCGACCGGCTGCGCCGCAGCGCCCTGACCGGCGCCCGGCTCCGCATCCACCTCGACCACTTGCAGGGAGAACACGACCGCTAG